The following are encoded together in the Humulus lupulus chromosome 5, drHumLupu1.1, whole genome shotgun sequence genome:
- the LOC133779782 gene encoding uncharacterized protein LOC133779782 — MADCGEILKKIKLRLHTWASRHLSYAGQTQLITYVLLGLRNYWMNIFLLPQSIVKEVDKLCLWFLWGNNCTRSNFHLTPWSTVCLPKRFRGLGFGEGAKWNKAMLARYVWAISHQPETLWVKWINTVYLKGQSFWLYQLKADSSWYWRKICHIRDVFSQKDIDEAGSQGRFKIGLLYTRFILRDPVKYHSFVWNRMSVPKHRFITWQAVNDKLLTRDHLHRVLMHLDSFLCPVCELAEENHEHLFFDCCFSQQVVQQVQDWIGCNWPLKFSGWTRWIEDMRRDVKAAIVAAVFSATIYYIWYNCNSCFVNSYSHRVNFIVDMIKKDISYRIRCFIQKKMKGNERNFVRKIFSV, encoded by the coding sequence ATGGCAGATTGTGGTGAgattcttaaaaaaattaaactaaggCTTCACACTTGGGCTAGTAGACATCTATCTTATGCAGGGCAGACTCAACTCATCACATATGTTCTATTGGGATTGCGAAACTACTGGATGAACATCTTCTTGCTCCCTCAAAGCATTGTCAAAGAGGTAGATAAGCTTTGCTTGTGGTTTTTGTGGGGCAACAATTGCACCAGGAGCAATTTTCATCTCACCCCCTGGTCCACTGTCTGTTTGCCGAAAAGATTTAGAGGTTTGGGTTTCGGTGAAGGAGCTAAGTGGAACAAGGCAATGCTTGCCAGGTATGTCTGGGCTATTAGTCACCAACCAGAGACCCTATGGGTGAAATGGATTAACACTGTGTACTTAAAGGGTCAAAGTTTCTGGCTGTACCAACTTAAGGCAGATTCAAGTTGGTATTGGCGCAAAATTTGTCACATTCGTGATGTTTTTTCTCAAAAGGATATTGATGAAGCTGGTAGTCAAGGGAGATTTAAAATTGGTTTACTTTATACGAGATTTATACTTCGAGATCCAGTCAAGTATCATTCCTTTGTGTGGAATAGGATGAGTGTGCCAAAGCATCGATTTATTACTTGGCAAGCGGTGAATGATAAGTTGTTAACTCGAGATCACTTGCATAGGGTGCTCATGCATCTTGATAGCTTCCTCTGCCCGGTTTGTGAACTAGCTGAGGAAAACCATGAACATTTATTTTTTGATTGTTGTTTCTCTCAGCAAGTAGTGCAGCAAGTCCAAGATTGGATTGGATGCAATTGGCCTTTAAAATTCAGTGGCTGGACCCGATGGATTGAAGACATGAGAAGAGATGTTAAGGCAGCGATTGTGGCGGCTGTATTCTCAGCAACAATTTATTACATTTGGTATAATTGTAATTCTTGTTTTGTTAATAGTTACTCTCATAGAGTCAATTTTATAGTAGATATGATTAAAAAAGATATTAGCTATAGAATTAGGTGCTTTATACAAAAGAAAATGAAAGGAAATGAGAGGAACTTTGTAAGGAAAATATTTTCTGTGTAA